The following coding sequences lie in one Spinacia oleracea cultivar Varoflay chromosome 1, BTI_SOV_V1, whole genome shotgun sequence genomic window:
- the LOC130466334 gene encoding mitotic-spindle organizing protein 1A, which produces MDSEAARTARDSLELAFQMSNILDTGVDRHTLSVLIALCDLGLNPEALAAVVKELRTDPSLPSTIPPDS; this is translated from the coding sequence ATGGATTCAGAAGCTGCACGCACTGCGCGAGACTCTTTAGAATTGGCATTTCAAATGTCAAACATACTTGATACAGGAGTAGATCGCCACACTCTCTCTGTCCTAATCGCATTATGTGATCTTGGCTTAAACCCTGAAGCGCTTGCCGCTGTTGTCAAGGAGCTTAGAACAGACCCCTCACTTCCTTCAACCATTCCACCTGATTCCTGA